The Magnetospirillum sp. 15-1 genome window below encodes:
- a CDS encoding helix-turn-helix transcriptional regulator, with protein sequence MSLRPNLDLFTDEEFLADPMMTEWGGPAGLHHGAATAIRVPCGDFVVVQVQRREGMPGLDDTDVARLDAFRPHLARAGLLAVRWRMERLRAAAEALALVGLPAAVLDAGGRVLAANALIEALSSHMVWLAQDRVAFIDPAATKLLRQATAELKSPATTTVRSFPAGGVDEPPVVAHLVPTTGQARDLFGGGYGILVVTPISMPVSPDAALIQGLFDLTPAEARVAGGITEGLSLDQIASRHAVSTETVRAQAKAVYAKTGTSRQSQVAALLAGLPKIQR encoded by the coding sequence ATGAGTTTACGGCCTAACCTCGATCTGTTTACTGATGAGGAGTTTCTCGCCGACCCGATGATGACGGAGTGGGGAGGGCCGGCAGGACTGCATCATGGTGCTGCTACGGCTATTCGAGTGCCTTGTGGTGACTTTGTGGTCGTGCAGGTCCAGCGCCGCGAGGGAATGCCCGGATTGGACGACACAGATGTGGCGCGCCTTGACGCCTTTCGACCCCACCTGGCGCGGGCGGGGCTGTTGGCCGTCCGCTGGCGCATGGAGCGGCTCAGGGCGGCGGCGGAAGCCCTGGCCCTAGTCGGTCTACCCGCCGCCGTGTTGGACGCCGGTGGGCGGGTGTTGGCGGCCAACGCCCTGATCGAGGCGCTGTCGAGTCATATGGTTTGGCTGGCCCAAGATCGGGTGGCTTTCATCGACCCGGCGGCTACCAAGCTATTGCGGCAGGCAACAGCTGAACTGAAAAGCCCCGCGACGACGACGGTGCGCTCATTTCCAGCTGGCGGGGTGGATGAACCACCGGTGGTCGCCCATCTGGTGCCGACGACTGGCCAGGCCCGAGACCTCTTTGGCGGTGGTTACGGTATTCTGGTGGTGACGCCGATCTCGATGCCGGTGTCTCCCGACGCCGCTCTCATCCAGGGGCTATTCGACCTTACTCCTGCCGAGGCAAGGGTGGCTGGTGGCATCACGGAAGGCTTGAGCCTCGATCAGATTGCTTCTCGCCATGCGGTTTCTACCGAAACTGTGCGCGCCCAGGCCAAGGCTGTCTATGCGAAGACAGGCACCAGCCGTCAGTCGCAGGTTGCGGCGCTACTGGCAGGTTTGCCGAAAATACAGCGCTGA
- a CDS encoding PAS domain-containing sensor histidine kinase gives MALAVWSLWPDEADRSLGWLLAGLVPLLVGLSFLAGLVIGQRVDRRLAALDSPPPSAATEWWSDPLGLDAALAGLARQFSLSLREVEQRGRTLVANAERGAQLGSAERDLLTGVGIWSDEFHAILGLVPGSCVPSHEVFLEVVHPGDRVEVAGILRQLCAEGGRREDDFRIIRPDGEVRMLHGRIEVSCDAAGRPVRLEGTLQDITERKRLENELDGLIRELWRSNEELEQFAYVASHDLRQPLRVVGSYVSLLEEELMGSLGGESLEYMGFVRDGVRRMDRLITDLLAYSRVGRVIGDAPFAVAEAVESALLDLQIEIEDADARVVVAPGLPTLYGDRGEMERLFLNLIGNALKYRRPDQPALVSVECEDAGGEWLFRVRDNGIGIPPEHAERVFGIFQRLHARDEYEGTGVGLAIVKKIVDRHGGTIRVEPQEGPGAVLAFNWPKGPRQTEPEG, from the coding sequence ATGGCCCTCGCGGTATGGAGCCTGTGGCCGGACGAGGCCGACCGCAGCCTGGGTTGGCTGCTGGCCGGGCTGGTGCCGCTGCTGGTGGGGCTGTCGTTCCTGGCCGGGCTGGTCATCGGCCAGCGGGTCGACCGCCGTCTGGCCGCCCTGGACAGCCCGCCGCCATCCGCCGCCACCGAGTGGTGGAGCGACCCCCTGGGGCTTGATGCGGCCCTGGCCGGTCTGGCCCGGCAATTCAGTCTTTCCCTGCGCGAGGTGGAGCAGCGCGGTCGCACCCTGGTGGCCAATGCCGAACGGGGCGCGCAACTGGGCAGTGCCGAGCGCGACCTGCTGACCGGGGTGGGCATCTGGTCCGACGAATTCCACGCCATTCTCGGGTTGGTACCGGGTAGCTGCGTTCCCTCGCATGAGGTGTTTCTCGAGGTGGTCCATCCCGGTGATCGTGTCGAGGTCGCCGGGATTCTGCGCCAGCTTTGCGCCGAGGGCGGCCGGCGCGAGGATGACTTCCGCATCATCCGTCCCGATGGCGAGGTACGGATGCTGCACGGCCGGATCGAGGTGTCGTGCGACGCGGCCGGTCGGCCGGTGCGCCTGGAGGGCACTCTTCAGGACATCACCGAACGCAAGCGTCTGGAAAACGAACTGGATGGCCTGATCCGCGAATTGTGGCGTTCCAACGAGGAACTGGAGCAGTTCGCCTATGTGGCTTCCCACGATCTGCGCCAGCCGCTCCGGGTGGTGGGCAGTTACGTCTCGCTGCTGGAAGAGGAACTGATGGGCAGTCTGGGCGGCGAGTCCCTGGAATACATGGGCTTCGTCCGCGACGGCGTTCGGCGCATGGATCGGCTGATCACCGACCTGCTGGCCTATTCGCGGGTGGGCCGGGTCATCGGCGATGCGCCGTTCGCGGTGGCCGAGGCGGTGGAATCCGCCCTGCTCGACCTGCAGATCGAGATCGAGGATGCCGACGCCCGCGTGGTGGTGGCTCCGGGGCTGCCCACCCTTTACGGGGATCGCGGCGAGATGGAGCGTCTGTTCCTCAATCTTATCGGCAACGCGCTGAAATACCGCCGTCCCGACCAGCCGGCCCTGGTGTCGGTGGAGTGCGAGGACGCGGGCGGCGAGTGGTTGTTCCGGGTTCGCGACAACGGCATCGGCATTCCCCCCGAGCATGCCGAGCGGGTCTTCGGCATCTTTCAGCGCCTCCACGCCCGCGACGAGTACGAAGGCACCGGCGTCGGGCTGGCCATCGTCAAGAAGATCGTCGACCGTCACGGCGGCACCATCCGGGTCGAGCCCCAGGAGGGGCCGGGGGCGGTGCTGGCCTTCAATTGGCCCAAGGGTCCCCGACAGACCGAACCGGAAGGTTGA
- a CDS encoding response regulator → MASKDIHDILLVEDDPGDAGLVRIALRRSRHVCRLHHVKDGGEAMEFLRQSAVHGQAPRPDLILLDLNLPGRNGHEILEEIRADTTLASIPVVILSTSGAERDIKKAYALGASSYVSKPMDVEAFTAAIHSIEDFWFGTAQLPT, encoded by the coding sequence GTGGCTTCCAAGGATATTCACGACATCCTGCTGGTCGAGGACGACCCGGGTGATGCCGGTCTGGTTCGCATCGCGCTCCGGCGGTCGCGCCATGTCTGCCGCCTCCATCACGTCAAGGACGGTGGCGAGGCCATGGAGTTCCTGCGCCAGAGCGCCGTGCACGGCCAGGCGCCGCGCCCCGATCTGATCCTGCTCGACCTCAACCTGCCGGGCCGCAACGGCCATGAAATCCTCGAGGAAATCCGGGCCGACACCACGCTTGCCTCCATTCCGGTGGTGATCCTCTCCACCTCGGGGGCCGAACGTGACATCAAGAAGGCCTATGCCCTGGGGGCCAGCAGCTACGTGTCCAAGCCCATGGATGTGGAGGCCTTCACCGCGGCCATCCATTCCATCGAGGATTTCTGGTTCGGCACCGCCCAATTGCCCACATGA
- a CDS encoding response regulator produces MSAPPIRVLLLEDDPADARLVGQMLRRVKTPPFEVTVVGRLAQAVERLSDPSIAFDVVLADLGVPDSAGIATLDALTQAAPRLPVVVLTGNDDDAIALEALKRGAQDYLVKGLGDAFILSRVVRYAIERKIGEEVLREARDSAEQAARAKSVFLAMMGHEIRTPLNGVLGMARLLLESGLDQRQKAFAETLVSSGELLLGLVNDILDFARLDAEGMTLAIEPFDVLDTIEEVRLVLASRAAEKDLALSCRFGAGVRRQVAGDRLRLRQILFNLVGNAIKFTDRGGVEIGVEPLATQEGQVLRFLVKDSGIGIEPEIGAQLFTEFWQGDSGAARRFAGAGLGLSICKRLVDLMGGVIGYDSLPGQGTTFRVDLPLAPAEAPSADRAAAAERPCRVLLVDDNEVNREVAAGLLERRGHQVVCVRDGYEAVEAAARGGFDLVLLDMRMPGMDGIATARAIRALPGDDGKVPLYLLTANPVKEDEARWREAGILDCLAKPFRFDDIGRLLAGLGGAPPPSEPEPKLVEVAGLLSDMGDLGRDRLIGLVELFRSSSSADLAALRSHAQAGRLAEAGQLAHRMASAASSLHLMPLAAKCRAVEDAARAEDPDTPAQAEELAGLWERSLAAVGRVLDL; encoded by the coding sequence ATGAGCGCTCCTCCCATCCGGGTCCTGCTGCTGGAGGACGATCCCGCCGACGCCCGGCTGGTGGGCCAGATGCTGCGCCGGGTCAAGACGCCGCCGTTCGAGGTCACCGTGGTGGGCCGTCTTGCCCAGGCGGTGGAGCGTCTGTCCGACCCCAGCATCGCCTTCGACGTGGTGCTGGCCGATTTGGGGGTGCCGGATTCGGCGGGCATCGCCACCCTGGACGCCCTGACCCAGGCGGCGCCCCGTCTGCCGGTGGTGGTGCTGACCGGCAACGACGACGACGCCATCGCCCTGGAGGCGTTGAAGCGCGGTGCCCAGGACTATCTGGTCAAGGGTCTGGGTGACGCCTTCATCCTGTCGCGCGTGGTGCGCTACGCCATCGAGCGCAAGATCGGCGAGGAAGTGCTGCGCGAGGCCCGCGACAGCGCCGAACAGGCGGCGCGGGCCAAATCGGTGTTTCTGGCCATGATGGGCCACGAGATCCGCACCCCGCTCAACGGCGTGCTGGGCATGGCGCGCCTGCTGCTGGAAAGCGGCCTCGACCAGCGGCAGAAGGCCTTCGCCGAGACCCTGGTCTCGTCGGGGGAATTGCTGCTGGGGCTGGTCAACGACATCCTGGATTTCGCCCGCCTCGACGCCGAGGGCATGACCTTGGCGATCGAGCCCTTCGACGTGCTCGACACCATCGAGGAGGTGCGGCTGGTACTGGCGTCGCGCGCCGCCGAAAAGGATCTGGCGCTGTCCTGCCGCTTTGGCGCGGGGGTGCGCCGGCAGGTGGCGGGCGACCGCCTGCGCTTGCGGCAGATTCTGTTCAATCTGGTGGGTAACGCCATCAAGTTCACCGATCGCGGCGGCGTGGAGATCGGCGTCGAACCCCTGGCTACCCAGGAGGGGCAGGTGCTGCGCTTCCTGGTCAAGGATTCCGGCATCGGCATCGAGCCCGAGATCGGGGCGCAACTGTTCACCGAATTCTGGCAGGGCGACAGCGGTGCCGCCCGGCGCTTCGCCGGCGCCGGTCTGGGGCTGTCCATCTGCAAGCGCCTGGTCGACCTGATGGGGGGCGTCATCGGCTATGACAGTCTGCCGGGCCAGGGCACCACCTTCCGCGTCGACCTGCCGCTGGCGCCGGCCGAAGCCCCGTCCGCCGACCGAGCGGCGGCGGCGGAGCGGCCCTGTCGCGTCCTGCTGGTGGACGACAACGAGGTCAACCGCGAGGTGGCCGCCGGGCTGCTGGAGCGGCGCGGCCATCAGGTGGTGTGCGTCCGTGACGGCTACGAGGCCGTCGAGGCGGCGGCGCGGGGCGGCTTCGATCTGGTGCTGCTCGACATGCGCATGCCCGGCATGGACGGCATCGCGACCGCCAGGGCCATTCGCGCCCTGCCCGGCGACGACGGCAAGGTGCCTCTCTACCTGCTGACCGCCAATCCGGTGAAGGAGGACGAGGCGCGCTGGCGCGAGGCGGGTATTCTCGACTGTCTCGCCAAGCCGTTCCGGTTCGACGATATCGGGCGCCTGCTGGCCGGCCTGGGCGGCGCGCCGCCGCCGAGCGAGCCCGAGCCCAAACTGGTGGAGGTGGCCGGTCTGCTGTCGGATATGGGCGATCTCGGCCGCGACCGTTTGATCGGGCTGGTGGAACTGTTCCGCTCGTCGTCCTCGGCCGACCTCGCCGCCCTGCGCAGCCACGCCCAGGCCGGGCGGCTGGCCGAGGCCGGGCAACTGGCCCATCGCATGGCCAGCGCCGCCTCCAGCCTCCATCTGATGCCGTTGGCCGCCAAATGCCGCGCGGTGGAGGACGCGGCGCGGGCCGAAGACCCGGACACCCCCGCCCAGGCGGAGGAACTGGCCGGTCTGTGGGAACGCTCCCTGGCGGCGGTGGGGCGGGTGTTGGACCTGTAG
- a CDS encoding YceI family protein produces the protein MMKAFACIPLIAALLWGGTASAAEWNVDAARSRLGFVGSQGGSPFEGKFTRWSARIDYDPAKPEAAKVTVDIDMASAQTGDAQKDQSLPGAEWFDTKAFPKARFEAAGFKTKGANAFETPGTLTIRGMGKSVVLPFTLDLTSGQAHAKGRLDIVRTDFGVGQGEWKSGDMVALQVAVTFDLEAVAKP, from the coding sequence ATGATGAAAGCCTTTGCCTGCATCCCCCTGATCGCCGCCCTGCTGTGGGGTGGTACCGCCAGCGCCGCCGAATGGAATGTCGATGCCGCCAGGAGCCGCCTCGGCTTCGTCGGCAGCCAGGGCGGCAGTCCGTTCGAGGGCAAGTTCACCCGCTGGAGCGCCAGGATCGACTACGACCCGGCCAAGCCCGAAGCCGCCAAGGTGACGGTGGACATCGACATGGCCAGCGCCCAGACCGGCGACGCCCAGAAGGACCAGTCGCTGCCCGGCGCCGAATGGTTCGACACCAAGGCCTTCCCCAAGGCCCGTTTCGAGGCCGCCGGCTTCAAGACCAAGGGCGCCAACGCCTTCGAGACGCCCGGCACCCTGACCATCCGCGGCATGGGCAAAAGTGTCGTCCTGCCCTTCACCCTGGACCTCACCAGCGGCCAGGCCCACGCCAAGGGCCGCCTGGACATCGTCCGCACCGATTTCGGTGTTGGCCAGGGCGAGTGGAAGTCAGGCGACATGGTGGCGCTGCAAGTAGCGGTGACCTTCGATCTTGAGGCAGTCGCCAAACCGTAA